In Yarrowia lipolytica chromosome 1F, complete sequence, a genomic segment contains:
- a CDS encoding uncharacterized protein (Compare to YALI0F04642g, no similarity) translates to MMIPHRARSPILPPEIWHMIYCYLDIDDLVNLDSVNHPIRAEPESFWEALLKRFFIVSTVCRGTRDPRQVFLALADFRFSRLSCAPLVSSRTSSVFESQVDQVLVRSPFLVDSSHGHVAEVWDFAQMAKFRFDMDPKLAACIGVDGSGASLEKGQAGESVVMRYDYEGHVTHSFAIPFDSSECNIFCTNDTIDCTFLVQGLHKFYVNWAARELNDVGYISAAVNVANGQIFCLLGHSLAICDFAGNYTPLDVHFNPDLRSPRWVPGGGKRFLVISQSRGSTRLLYLVDAVNRTYVSWPVEGDKREPDEIQVFEDQVVMWYVDRERCLEEFLTPWQGE, encoded by the coding sequence ATGATGATACCCCATCGGGCTCGGAGTCCGATACTACCGCCAGAGATATGGCACATGATATACTGCTACTTGGACATTGACGATCTGGTGAACCTCGATTCTGTGAATCACCCGATCCGCGCGGAGCCGGAATCGTTCTGGGAAGCCCTGCTGAAACGATTCTTCATAGTGAGCACCGTGTGTCGCGGGACACGTGATCCCCGCCAGGTGTTCCTTGCGCTGGCGGATTTCCGGTTTTCGAGGCTTTCTTGCGCTCCTCTGGTGTCGTCTCGAACGAGTTCGGTGTTTGAGTCTCAAGTGGACCAGGTGCTGGTTCGATCTCCGTTTCTGGTCGACAGCAGccatggtcacgtggcggAGGTGTGGGATTTTGCCCAAATGGCGAAATTCCGCTTCGATATGGACCCGAAACTGGCGGCCTGTATCGGTGTGGATGGAAGTGGAGCGAGTCTGGAAAAGGGACAAGCCGGAGAATCGGTCGTTATGCGGTACGATTACGAGGGACACGTGACTCACTCGTTTGCAATCCCCTTTGATTCCTCCGAGTGCAACATTTTCTGCACCAACGACACCATTGACTGCACTTTTCTGGTCCAGGGGCTCCACAAGTTTTACGTCAATTGGGCGGCGCGGGAGCTCAACGATGTCGGGTACATTTCTGCAGCAGTCAATGTGGCCAATGGGCAGATTTTCTGTCTTCTGGGTCACTCGCTTGCTATCTGCGACTTTGCCGGCAACTATACGCCTCTAGATGTTCACTTTAACCCCGATTTGAGATCTCCAAGGTGGGTTCCCGGAGGAGGCAAGCGGTTTCTGGTCATCAgtcagtcacgtggatcCACCAGATTGTTGTATCTTGTGGACGCGGTCAATAGAACCTATGTTTCTTGGCCGGTGGAAGGAGATAAGAGGGAGCCTGATGAGATTCAGGTGTTTGAAGATCAGGTGGTCATGTGGTATGTTGATAGGGAGAGGTGCTTGGAGGAGTTTTTGACCCCGTGGCAAGGCGAATAA
- a CDS encoding uncharacterized protein (Compare to YALI0F04664g, similar to uniprot|P29469 Saccharomyces cerevisiae YBL023c MCM2 member of the MCM2P MCM3P CDC46P family): MPPKRSHEDNLPSSPVMPPSSPFGDVEEVGFNENDEVIQEDIDDIDELAEEEAGEDLFGDNMEADYRRQGENDRYDGVGIDDEGDYDEMDAADRRRIDERLNRRDAALGGRRGNQSLGDAFMDDDSVSEIPTSLRRRHRYEEMVEDDPLTEEMSLEQLADIKAPTIAKWVQVPAVDRGIASQFRQFLLTFTDEKGRSVYGSRIRVLGQDNAESLEVSLVHLMEAKGILAWFVCFAPTEVLPIFDRVAMDCVELQYPDYAMIHAEIHVRLTDHASSTKLRDLRETNMGHLVKVSGVVTRRTGVFPQLKLVNFDCVKCKTVLGPYAQESHQELKLSFCHNCQSKGPFTVNSEKTLYRNFQKMTLQESPGSVPPGRLPRHKEVILLWDLIDTAKPGEDVEVIGTYKNSYDGGLNAKNGFPVFATVIEANSVKVTREQHAIHDMDAIRQLARDKKIVNRIISSIAPSIYGHRDVKTAIACSLFGGVAKDVNGKHSIRGDINVLLLGDPGVAKSQILKYVEKTAFRSVFSTGQGASAVGLTASVHRDPITQEWTLEGGALVLADTGTCLIDEFDKMNDSDRTSIHEAMEQQSISISKAGIVTSLKARCAVIAAANPIEGRYNSSLTFSQNVNLTEPILSRFDVLCVVRDTVDAEQDALLADFVCSSHTRSHPQAGTAQVPAAEEMTNIDGYDIIDQDLLRAYIGYARSIRPKLYHVDQDKIARVYADMRRESLQTGSFPITVRHLESIIRLSEAFARMRLSEFVAKGDINRAIRVTVDSFIGAQKAGQRGALRRAFLKYTI; this comes from the coding sequence atgccaCCGAAACGAAGCCACGAAGACAATCTGCCGTCGTCGCCGGTGATGCCGCCATCGTCGCCGTTTGGAGAcgtggaagaggtgggGTTCAACGAGAACGACGAGGTGATCCAggaggacattgacgacattgacgagctggcggaggaggaggccggCGAAGATCTGTTTGGCGACAACATGGAGGCGGATTACCGACGACAGGGCGAGAACGACAGGTACGATGGGGTGGGGATCGATGACGAGGGCGACTACGACGAGATGGATGCGGCGGACCGAAGACGGATCGACGAGCGTCTGAACCGACGAGATGCAGCTCTGGGGGGCCGACGAGGCAACCAGTCGCTTGGAGACGCCTTcatggacgacgactcCGTCTCGGAGATCCCTACGTCTCTTCGTCGACGTCACAGATacgaggagatggtggaAGACGATCCGTTAACCGAGGAAATGTCTCTCGAACAGCTGGCGGATATCAAGGCGCCCACTATTGCCAAGTGGGTGCAGGTTCCGGCGGTCGATCGAGGTATCGCCTCTCAATTTCGGCAGTTTCTGCTCACCTTCACCGACGAAAAGGGCCGGTCGGTCTACGGAAGCCGCATCCGGGTTCTGGGACAGGACAACGCCGAGTCGCTGGAGGTGTCTCTGGTGCATCTGATGGAGGCCAAGGGCATTCTGGCGTggtttgtgtgttttgcACCCACCGAGGTGCTTCCCATTTTCGACAGAGTCGCCATGGACTGTGTGGAGCTGCAGTACCCGGACTATGCCATGATCCACGCGGAGATCCACGTGCGGTTGACGGACCATGCTTCGTCGACCAAGCTGCGGGATCTGCGAGAAACCAACATGGGCCATCTGGTCAAGGTCTCGGGAGTCGTCACCAGACGAACTGGTGTGTTCCCCCAGCTCAAGCTTGTCAACTTTGACTGTGTCAAGTGCAAGACGGTGCTGGGTCCGTACGCTCAGGAGTCGCACCAGGAGCTTAAGTTGTCCTTCTGCCACAACTGCCAATCTAAGGGCCCGTTCACGGTCAACTCGGAAAAGACGCTGTATCGAAACTTCCAGAAAATGACTCTCCAGGAATCGCCCGGCTCGGTGCCTCCCGGCCGACTGCCCAGACACAAGGAGGTGATTCTGCTGTGGGATCTGATCGACACCGCCAAGCCCGGAGAGGACGTGGAGGTGATTGGCACTTACAAAAACTCGTACGACGGCGGTCTGAACGCTAAGAACGGGTTTCCGGTGTTCGCCACCGTCATTGAGGCCAACTCGGTCAAGGTGACCCGGGAACAGCACGCCATCCACGATATGGACGCGATTCGACAGCTGGCACgcgacaagaagattgtcaaCCGAATCATCTCGTCCATTGCCCCCTCAATCTACGGCCACAGAGACGTAAAGACCGCCATTGCCTGCTCCTtgtttggaggagtggcCAAAGACGTGAATGGAAAACACTCGATTCGAGGAGACATCAacgttcttcttctgggagACCCCGGTGTGGCCAAGTCGCAGATTCTCAAGTACGTGGAAAAAACGGCGTTTCGgtccgtcttctccactgGCCAGGGAGCCTCAGCCGTTGGTCTGACCGCCTCGGTGCATAGAGACCCCATTACCCAGGAATGGACTCtagaaggaggagctctggTGTTGGCAGATACAGGAACATGCCTGATTGATGAGTTTGACAAGATGAACGACTCGGATCGAACATCCATTCACGAGGCCATGGAGCAGCAGTCCATCAGTATTTCCAAGGCCGGTATTGTCACTTCTCTCAAGGCCCGATGTGCGGTGATTGCCGCCGCCAACCCCATTGAGGGCCGCTACAACTCCTCGTTGACCTTTTCGCAGAATGTGAATCTTACCGAGCCCATTCTCTCGCGATTCGACGTTCTCTGTGTCGTCAGAGACACGGTTGACGCCGAGCAGGACGCCTTACTGGCCGACTTTGTCTGCTCGTCCCATACCCGGTCTCATCCTCAAGCTGGAACCGCCCAGGTTCCTGCCGCCGAGGAAATGACCAACATTGACGGATACGACATTATTGACCAGGATCTGCTCCGAGCGTACATTGGATATGCGCGGTCGATTCGGCCCAAGTTGTATCACGTGGACCAGGACAAGATTGCCCGTGTTTACGCCGACATGAGACGGGAGTCGCTCCAGACCGGCTCCTTCCCCATTACCGTCCGACACTTGGAGTCCATCATTCGTCTTTCGGAAGCGTTTGCCCGAATGCGCTTGTCTGAGTTTGTCGCCAAGGGAGATATCAATCGGGCCATTAGAGTCACAGTGGATTCGTTCATTGGAGCTCAAAAGGCGGGTCAGCGGGGTGCCTTGCGACGGGCTTTCCTGAAGTACACTATCTAG